From Deltaproteobacteria bacterium HGW-Deltaproteobacteria-18, a single genomic window includes:
- a CDS encoding EamA family transporter yields the protein MTNIPFAGEVAALTAAFIWALATIIYARTGNQAPALFLNLIKGSIAVAMLGATVFVLGDSPPILSTTQWLWLSGSGIVGISIGDSAYFSAIKRVGPSQTLLIESLAPPLTGVLALCFLHETIGFWAWAGIFLTMSGILWVITEHQPQQKRLNLPGLGFATLAALCQATGMVMSRQVMVTTGITPLWAALIRLAAASLVLWTVLPILKPEVVLRRECWRSIGTARNGWAFFTLAVFLGTFLGIWLQQAALKLTGAAIAQTLISVSPLFALGLAVMTGHKVSRRSLVGALVTLAGVALFFR from the coding sequence GTGACGAACATCCCCTTTGCCGGGGAGGTCGCGGCCCTCACGGCGGCCTTCATCTGGGCCCTGGCCACCATCATTTACGCCCGCACCGGCAATCAGGCTCCGGCGCTGTTCCTGAACCTGATCAAGGGCAGCATCGCCGTGGCCATGCTGGGCGCGACCGTTTTCGTCCTTGGCGACTCGCCCCCCATCCTCTCGACTACGCAGTGGCTTTGGCTGTCGGGCAGCGGCATCGTCGGCATCAGCATCGGCGACAGCGCCTATTTCTCGGCCATAAAGCGAGTAGGCCCCAGTCAGACCCTGCTGATCGAATCCCTGGCGCCGCCGCTGACCGGCGTCCTGGCGCTGTGCTTCCTGCACGAAACCATCGGTTTCTGGGCCTGGGCGGGCATCTTCCTGACCATGAGCGGCATCCTCTGGGTGATCACGGAGCATCAGCCGCAACAAAAACGTCTGAATCTACCGGGTCTTGGCTTCGCCACCCTGGCCGCCCTGTGTCAGGCCACCGGCATGGTCATGTCCCGGCAGGTCATGGTCACAACCGGGATCACCCCCCTCTGGGCCGCCCTCATCCGCCTGGCTGCGGCCAGTCTGGTGCTGTGGACCGTGCTGCCGATCCTCAAGCCCGAAGTCGTCCTGCGCCGGGAGTGCTGGCGTTCCATCGGCACGGCCCGGAACGGATGGGCGTTCTTCACCCTGGCCGTCTTCCTGGGTACGTTTCTTGGCATCTGGCTGCAACAGGCCGCCCTCAAGCTGACGGGTGCGGCCATCGCCCAGACCCTCATCTCGGTCAGTCCCCTCTTCGCCCTGGGGCTTGCCGTCATGACTGGGCACAAGGTCTCCCGGCGCAGCCTCGTCGGCGCCCTGGTCACCCTGGCCGGGGTGGCCCTCTTTTTCCGCTGA
- the zwf gene encoding glucose-6-phosphate dehydrogenase — protein sequence MSASSSCPTATQAAPVNLVIFGATGDLAMRKIFPALASLCQNGLLSHDTRILAVGRTNLSAEQYSNLIGEKLAEVIPPSCLADLAPRVRYLRLDPDEPEAGYTLSLALGELDRETPKNRLFYLAVPPSAYIPLATMLGEAGLGRESEDTSVRIVVEKPFGRDLPTARELDTVLHRYFSERQIFRIDHYMAKETVQNVLLLRFANALFEPVWNRRYIDHIRITASETLGIGHRAGFYDQAGVLRDMFQNHMMMLLSLCAMEPPSMFEAELVRDERSKVFRALRPLDLERLDEQLILGQYGPGMSDGQAVPGYLQEPGIRPDSTTPTFAWLKVYLDNWRWQGVPFHLCSGKRLEAKHTEITVQFKSVPVSMFRKTKDDIIPPNRLVIGIHPHEVVRLEVQTKGQGSTLCLQGQSMEFSYGAGSGLGRLDDYAKVLLDCITGDQTLFWRQDAVELCWGFLTPILDRCDCLDRPLPLHSYVAGGPGPKAAQRTGS from the coding sequence ATGAGCGCCTCATCATCCTGCCCCACAGCAACCCAGGCCGCTCCGGTCAATCTGGTCATCTTCGGCGCCACCGGAGACCTGGCCATGCGCAAGATCTTCCCGGCCCTGGCCTCCCTCTGTCAGAACGGCCTGCTCAGTCACGACACGCGCATCCTGGCCGTGGGGCGCACGAATTTGAGCGCCGAGCAATACTCGAACCTGATCGGTGAAAAACTCGCAGAGGTCATCCCCCCGTCCTGTCTGGCCGATCTCGCGCCCCGGGTCCGCTACCTGCGACTGGATCCCGACGAACCCGAAGCGGGCTACACCCTGAGCCTAGCCCTTGGCGAACTCGACCGCGAGACGCCGAAAAACCGGCTCTTCTACCTGGCCGTGCCCCCGAGCGCCTACATCCCCCTGGCCACCATGCTCGGAGAGGCGGGCCTTGGACGGGAGAGCGAGGACACGAGCGTGCGCATCGTCGTGGAGAAGCCCTTCGGCCGCGACCTGCCCACGGCCAGGGAGCTGGACACGGTGCTGCACCGCTATTTCAGCGAGCGCCAGATCTTCCGCATCGACCACTACATGGCCAAGGAGACCGTGCAGAACGTCCTGCTGCTGCGCTTCGCCAATGCCCTCTTCGAGCCCGTCTGGAACCGCCGCTACATCGACCACATCCGCATCACCGCCTCCGAAACCCTCGGCATCGGCCACCGCGCCGGATTCTACGATCAGGCTGGTGTGCTCAGGGACATGTTCCAGAACCACATGATGATGCTGCTTTCGCTGTGCGCCATGGAGCCGCCGTCCATGTTCGAGGCCGAACTGGTCCGCGACGAACGCTCCAAGGTCTTCCGGGCCCTGCGCCCGCTTGATCTTGAGCGACTGGATGAACAGCTGATCCTGGGCCAGTACGGACCGGGCATGTCAGACGGCCAGGCCGTGCCGGGGTATCTGCAGGAACCGGGCATACGGCCGGACTCGACCACCCCGACCTTCGCCTGGCTCAAGGTCTATCTGGACAACTGGCGCTGGCAGGGCGTGCCCTTCCACCTCTGCTCGGGCAAACGGCTGGAGGCAAAACACACCGAGATCACGGTGCAGTTCAAGAGCGTGCCCGTATCCATGTTCCGCAAGACCAAGGACGACATCATCCCGCCCAATCGGCTGGTCATCGGTATCCACCCGCACGAGGTGGTCCGCCTGGAGGTCCAGACCAAGGGTCAGGGATCCACGCTCTGCCTGCAGGGACAGTCCATGGAGTTCTCCTACGGCGCGGGCTCGGGCCTTGGCCGTCTGGACGATTACGCCAAGGTTCTGCTGGACTGCATCACCGGCGACCAGACACTTTTCTGGCGGCAGGACGCCGTGGAGCTGTGCTGGGGTTTTCTGACCCCCATCCTCGACCGCTGCGACTGCCTGGACCGCCCTCTGCCCCTGCACTCCTACGTCGCGGGCGGACCCGGTCCCAAAGCCGCGCAACGGACCGGATCATGA